One stretch of Bacteroidales bacterium DNA includes these proteins:
- a CDS encoding pirin family protein, which translates to MKPNYKSIKAIMPPPAFHMVGDGFRVHNFFPSQSQVGLDGMSPFFLMDYGSKWVVPPSDRPKGVGVHPHRGFETVTIAYKGKVAHHDSAGNSGVIGEGDVQWMTAGEGVLHKEYHEKEFSKKGGVFQMVQLWVNLPAKVKMTPAKYQAIENKDMPRVNLSDGKGFVELIAGEYNGKKGPAFTFSPVNLFNAKMSSGGKAEFSFSPKFNTGMLVIEGEIKINESKTAPENNFVLFGHEGEDILIEAINDSIVLVLSGEPLNEPIASYGPFVMNTEAEIKQAYKDYYDGKFGYLED; encoded by the coding sequence ATGAAACCGAATTATAAAAGCATTAAAGCAATTATGCCGCCACCTGCTTTTCATATGGTTGGTGATGGCTTCAGGGTACACAATTTCTTTCCTTCCCAGTCGCAGGTTGGACTCGATGGCATGAGCCCGTTCTTCCTTATGGATTACGGATCAAAATGGGTTGTGCCTCCTTCTGACAGGCCTAAAGGAGTCGGAGTTCATCCTCACAGGGGCTTTGAAACAGTGACTATTGCCTATAAAGGCAAGGTAGCTCACCACGATAGTGCTGGAAACAGTGGTGTAATTGGAGAAGGAGATGTTCAATGGATGACTGCCGGAGAAGGTGTTCTCCACAAAGAGTACCATGAAAAAGAATTTAGTAAAAAAGGCGGAGTCTTCCAGATGGTGCAGCTTTGGGTAAATCTTCCCGCAAAGGTTAAAATGACACCGGCAAAATACCAGGCTATTGAAAATAAAGACATGCCCCGGGTAAACCTGAGTGATGGAAAGGGCTTTGTGGAACTTATTGCCGGGGAATATAACGGGAAAAAAGGTCCGGCATTCACATTCTCTCCAGTTAATCTTTTCAACGCAAAAATGTCATCAGGTGGGAAAGCTGAATTCAGTTTCAGCCCGAAATTCAACACGGGGATGCTGGTAATTGAAGGAGAGATTAAAATAAATGAATCAAAAACAGCACCTGAGAATAATTTTGTTTTATTCGGGCATGAAGGAGAAGATATTTTAATCGAAGCAATTAATGACAGCATTGTTCTTGTATTGAGCGGAGAGCCTCTTAATGAGCCCATTGCTTCATATGGTCCGTTTGTGATGAATACCGAAGCAGAAATAAAACAAGCATACAAGGACTATTATGACGGTAAATTCGGGTATCTTGAAGATTGA
- a CDS encoding cupin has protein sequence MAQHIKSPSIIKAAGNKEKIIREIFGHVNSKTSEVSIAHMTSPEGWLEPGQCPKFNEYTVVLKGKLKITTKTQEFIVTEGQGIMTSKDEWVQYSTPFEGGADYIAVCLPAFSPDLVKRDEE, from the coding sequence ATGGCACAGCATATTAAATCACCCTCAATAATTAAAGCAGCCGGAAATAAGGAGAAAATAATCCGGGAGATTTTCGGACATGTAAACAGTAAAACATCAGAGGTTAGCATAGCCCATATGACAAGTCCTGAAGGCTGGCTTGAACCGGGCCAGTGCCCGAAATTCAATGAGTACACTGTTGTATTAAAGGGAAAACTTAAGATTACAACAAAAACTCAGGAATTTATTGTGACCGAGGGACAGGGAATAATGACGTCGAAGGATGAGTGGGTTCAATACAGCACTCCTTTTGAAGGTGGTGCCGATTATATTGCAGTATGCCTGCCGGCTTTCTCCCCCGATCTGGTAAAAAGAGACGAAGAATGA
- a CDS encoding N(G),N(G)-dimethylarginine dimethylaminohydrolase, which yields MFRNAIVRLPVASIVNGLTSADLGKPDYVKALKQHSLYTDLLRKLGLTVEVLPGNDQYPDSTFIEDVALCTKQCAAITSPGAVTRRGETEGIRMVLSGYYENIESISLPGTIEAGDIMMAGDHFYIGISERTNNNGADQMIKILNKYGMTGSKVALKKMLHLKSGASYLENNTMLVCGEFADNEAFKKYNRIEVDSDESYAANSLWINGKVIVPKGYPKTREKIERAGYETITLDVSEFRKVDGGLSCLSLRF from the coding sequence ATGTTCAGAAATGCAATAGTCAGATTACCTGTAGCTTCCATCGTGAATGGCCTGACATCTGCCGATCTTGGGAAACCTGATTATGTAAAAGCATTAAAACAACATTCCCTGTATACAGACCTCCTCAGGAAACTGGGTTTAACTGTTGAAGTGTTGCCTGGTAACGATCAATATCCTGATTCAACCTTCATTGAAGATGTGGCACTCTGTACAAAGCAATGTGCTGCGATTACCAGTCCTGGTGCCGTGACGCGGAGAGGTGAAACGGAGGGCATTCGTATGGTTCTGTCGGGTTACTATGAAAATATTGAGAGCATTTCCCTTCCCGGGACTATTGAGGCGGGAGATATTATGATGGCCGGTGATCATTTTTATATTGGTATTTCAGAGAGAACCAATAATAATGGGGCCGATCAGATGATTAAGATCCTGAATAAATACGGGATGACAGGATCAAAGGTCGCATTAAAAAAGATGTTACATCTCAAATCAGGAGCATCATATCTTGAAAACAACACCATGCTTGTTTGCGGAGAATTCGCAGATAATGAAGCTTTTAAAAAATATAACCGAATTGAGGTTGACAGCGATGAAAGCTATGCGGCGAATTCATTATGGATAAACGGCAAAGTGATTGTCCCGAAAGGTTATCCGAAAACAAGAGAAAAAATAGAAAGGGCAGGTTATGAAACCATTACCCTTGATGTTTCTGAATTCCGGAAAGTTGACGGTGGACTGAGCTGTCTGTCACTTCGGTTCTAA
- a CDS encoding DedA family protein: MEFFQSLFDWYMANLNYFTVALLMTIESTFIPLPSEVVVPFAAYKAAQGDLNVFLVVLFGTIGALTGSLINYTLSYYLGRPIVYAFAESKAGKIFLLSKEKVQHAENYFLKNGKTSTFIGRLIPGVRHLISIPAGLAKMNLRDFMLFTFVGAGIWNIILAVIGYYLYEMREQIFPYMEYILYLIGVVFVIYLIIKIRKNGKKGNTLEPK; encoded by the coding sequence ATGGAATTTTTTCAGTCACTCTTTGATTGGTACATGGCCAATCTGAATTATTTTACAGTAGCCCTTCTTATGACAATAGAAAGTACATTTATCCCTTTGCCATCGGAAGTTGTTGTGCCATTTGCCGCATATAAAGCAGCCCAGGGTGATCTGAATGTCTTCCTTGTGGTATTATTCGGAACCATTGGAGCTTTAACAGGTTCGCTGATTAACTATACTCTTTCGTATTATCTCGGTCGTCCGATTGTCTATGCATTTGCAGAATCCAAAGCAGGTAAGATCTTCCTTCTTTCAAAAGAAAAGGTGCAGCATGCTGAGAATTATTTTCTGAAGAATGGAAAAACATCAACTTTTATCGGCAGGCTGATACCGGGTGTACGACATCTTATTTCTATTCCGGCAGGGCTTGCAAAAATGAATCTCCGCGACTTTATGTTATTTACATTTGTGGGAGCAGGAATCTGGAATATAATTCTCGCAGTTATCGGGTACTATCTTTATGAAATGCGGGAACAGATTTTCCCCTATATGGAGTATATCCTATATCTGATTGGTGTTGTATTTGTAATTTATCTGATCATAAAAATCAGAAAAAACGGCAAGAAAGGTAATACTTTAGAACCGAAGTGA